One segment of Deltaproteobacteria bacterium DNA contains the following:
- a CDS encoding Fe-S cluster protein, producing the protein MLLTGYTKRISRPECLPSSENVYCIASLNEDVSEALPYLNAVLHGKEYFRDPPVVLFHLQGRIIKIGAREIVVNRLVDEEDTDLVLEWWKDKINEVWEERKDITPCYEGQVKLVLINVLRLLPKTNCRKCGQPTCTVFASQVVEGQYGAGHCPELSAENRDKLSLYLDGFSFE; encoded by the coding sequence ATGCTGTTAACCGGATACACTAAGCGGATTTCCCGGCCCGAATGCCTCCCGAGTTCCGAAAATGTTTATTGCATTGCCAGTCTTAACGAGGACGTGTCCGAAGCATTGCCCTATCTTAATGCCGTGTTGCACGGCAAGGAATATTTCCGCGACCCGCCGGTGGTCTTATTCCACCTGCAGGGCAGGATTATCAAGATAGGAGCGCGAGAGATTGTGGTTAACCGCTTGGTTGATGAGGAAGACACTGATCTGGTGCTTGAGTGGTGGAAAGATAAGATCAACGAGGTATGGGAAGAACGGAAAGACATCACGCCCTGCTACGAGGGGCAAGTAAAACTAGTGCTGATCAATGTTCTGCGGTTGCTGCCGAAAACAAACTGCCGGAAATGCGGCCAGCCGACATGCACGGTCTTTGCCTCCCAAGTGGTGGAAGGCCAGTACGGCGCCGGGCACTGCCCGGAGCTGTCGGCGGAAAACCGCGACAAGCTTTCCCTCTATCTGGACGGATTCAGTTTTGAGTAA
- the modA gene encoding molybdate ABC transporter substrate-binding protein, protein MNALRILIVIVTLLINAQVYAENKSLLVFAGSASKPPTEEAAKVYESKTGVKVDLLFGGSGYVLSQMMLAKKGDLYFPGSSDFMETAKKKGAVYNETERKVVYLVPAINVRKGNPKNIRKLGDLTAPGLRVAIARPDTVCVGLYAVEIIENNLAKEQIKALRKNIVNYTESCEKTATTISLHTADAVLGWSVFQYWDPERIETVNLAKEEISRVGYIPIAVSRYTKDRGAAQKFIDFILSDEGKAIFRKYHYFMSPEEAYQYIGAPKPVGGEYSVPAAWINE, encoded by the coding sequence ATGAACGCGCTAAGAATATTGATCGTCATAGTAACGCTGCTTATTAATGCCCAGGTGTATGCAGAAAATAAGTCCTTGCTTGTCTTTGCCGGCTCAGCAAGCAAGCCCCCTACCGAAGAGGCGGCAAAGGTCTATGAAAGCAAGACGGGTGTCAAGGTTGATTTGCTTTTTGGTGGTTCGGGCTATGTGCTTTCACAAATGATGCTGGCTAAAAAAGGCGATCTTTATTTCCCCGGTTCATCGGATTTCATGGAAACGGCGAAAAAGAAAGGTGCTGTTTATAATGAAACGGAGAGAAAGGTTGTTTACCTTGTTCCGGCTATTAATGTCAGGAAGGGAAACCCAAAAAATATCCGGAAATTGGGCGATCTGACTGCGCCGGGACTGCGGGTAGCCATAGCGCGTCCGGATACGGTTTGTGTAGGGCTGTACGCCGTCGAGATTATTGAAAATAATTTGGCTAAAGAACAGATAAAAGCCTTGCGAAAAAACATCGTAAATTATACGGAAAGCTGCGAAAAAACAGCAACGACCATATCGTTACATACCGCCGACGCCGTATTGGGATGGAGCGTTTTCCAATATTGGGATCCGGAAAGAATTGAAACCGTTAATTTGGCAAAAGAAGAAATATCGCGGGTCGGGTATATACCGATTGCCGTATCCCGATATACGAAAGACAGAGGGGCGGCACAAAAATTTATTGACTTTATCTTGTCTGATGAGGGTAAAGCCATCTTCAGGAAATATCATTATTTTATGTCTCCCGAAGAAGCCTATCAATATATTGGCGCACCAAAACCAGTGGGCGGAGAATATAGCGTGCCCGCTGCCTGGATCAATGAATGA